GGATCAACTCGCCTGCGTCATCGTCGGGCAGGAGGAGGTCGTCGAAGAGCTCCTGCTGGCCCTTTTTTCCCACGCCCACGCCCTGTTGGTCGGGGTGCCGGGACTGGCCAAGACGCTCCTGGTGTCCAGTCTCGCCCGCGCCCTGGACCTCTCCTTCCGGCGCATCCAGTTCACCCCCGACCTGATGCCCGCCGACATCACCGGCACCGACGTCATCCAGCCGGACCCCGAGACGGGCCAACGGGCCATGCAGTTCCTCCGCGGGCCGGTCTTCGCCAACCTGATTCTGGCCGATGAGATAAACCGCACCCCCCCGAAGACCCAGGCCGCCCTCCTGGAGTCCATGCAGGAGCATCAGGTCTCCATCGGCGACACCACCTATCCCCTGCCCGACCCCTTCTTCGTCCTGGCCACCCAGAACCCCATCGAGCAGGAGGGGACTTACCCCCTGCCCGAGGCCCAGCTCGACCGTTTCATGCTGGAAATCCGCATCGGCTACCCGAAGCGGGACGAGGAGGAGCGCATCGTCGCCCAAACCACGGGCCGCGAGGAGTCGGTAATCACCCCCGTTCTGACCGCGGAGGAGATAATCGAGCTGCAGGGGCTGATTCGCGAGATTCCGGCGGCGCCGCACGTGATTACCTACGCGGTCAACCTGGCCCGGGCGAGCCGTCCCGAGGACCCCACCGCGCCGGAGTATATAAAGCGCTGGGTGGCCTGGGGGGCGGGGGTGCGGACGGGGCAGTACCTGATTCTCGGGGCCAAGGCGAGGGCAGCGCTCCGGGGTCGTCCGGCGGCGTCGGTGGACGACGTGCGCGCCCTGGCCCACGCCGTTATGCGCCACCGCGTGCTCATCAACTTCAACGCCGAGGCCGAGGGGGTCCACTCCGACGAGATAATCTCCCGCCTGCTGGAGATGGTGGAGCCGTAGCGGTCGGGGTAAGGGCTACCCTATCCCCCCTCCCCCCTTTGGGGGGAGGGCTGGGGTGAGGGGCGAAGCGGCGGGGATTAAAATCCCCGCCCTACATTTTAGGCAGGCGGGCGGGTCTGGACTACGTTCCCCTCTCCCCGTGGGAGGCCTGCGAGGCACGGGCTAGGGTGAGGGCTACCTTATAAAACGGCGGGGATAGGAATCCCCGCCCTACGTCAAGTAAAAACGACGGGCGGGCACAGAGGCCCGCCCCTACGTCGTATAATTGTGATGCGAGGTGCGGCTACTCCCCAACCTCCCCGACGTACGACTCGGGCACGGGCAGAAGGCTCGGCAGGACCAGCCCGCCCGAGTCCAGCGGCAGGAGGTTGGCCCAGCCTTCCACGGCGGCCCCCGTTTCC
This genomic window from bacterium contains:
- a CDS encoding AAA family ATPase; its protein translation is DQLACVIVGQEEVVEELLLALFSHAHALLVGVPGLAKTLLVSSLARALDLSFRRIQFTPDLMPADITGTDVIQPDPETGQRAMQFLRGPVFANLILADEINRTPPKTQAALLESMQEHQVSIGDTTYPLPDPFFVLATQNPIEQEGTYPLPEAQLDRFMLEIRIGYPKRDEEERIVAQTTGREESVITPVLTAEEIIELQGLIREIPAAPHVITYAVNLARASRPEDPTAPEYIKRWVAWGAGVRTGQYLILGAKARAALRGRPAASVDDVRALAHAVMRHRVLINFNAEAEGVHSDEIISRLLEMVEP